The genomic region ATCATGTCAAATATTTGAAAACTATTTTTAGCTGACCAGCGTACCACTTACCTGAACCCCCATACCATTGATTTTATAATGGTTTGGGACACCTGGGACCATCTCGTGGCAAAAATCTCAAGGGGACCATGACAACTTCCCAAGAACGTCTTAAAAATACTCAGGGACATCCCTGGGACAATCCGGGAACTAGAATTCCAGGGTACCATTTTACAACACCCCAAAAACGTCCCCGGACTAACCGGGAGCTAGACAACCTCCAGCAGCCCATGGCACAATGTCCTGAGAACTTTAGATGTCCATTTTGTGACGTTCCAGGGATGTCCTAACCTTTTTGCTTGCAGGGACGTTGCCTTGGGACCCTTTGCCCGAGAACActagtaacctgcctaaatgactaccgaccagcagtgttttgaaaggctggtcatggctcacaacaccataaTCCCAGAAATCCTACACCCACagcaatttgcatactgccctaacagattgacagatgatgcaatctctattgtactccacactgccctgtcACACTTGGAAAAAAGCAACACCTATGTAataatgctattcattgactacagcccaGAGTTCAAAGCCATAGTTCCCTCAAAACTCATCaaaaagctaaggaccctgggactaaacacctccctctgaaactggacttcctgacgggccggccccaggtggtaaaggtaggaaataacacatctgccacattgatcctcaacacgggcccctcaggggtgcgtgctcagtcccctcctgtactccctgttcactcatgactgcacggccaggaatgactccaacaccatcaagtttgccgatgacacaacagtggtaggcctgatcacagacaacaatgagacctgtagggaggaggtcagagacgtgGCCATGTGGTGTCAGGACatcaatctctccctcaacatgatcaatacaaaggagatgattgtggactacaggaaaaggaggacagagcactcCCCCATTGTCATTGACGAGGCTGTAatggagcagattgagagcttcaagttccttggtgcccACATCGCCAAcaaaactaacatggtccaagcacaccaaaacagtagtgaagagggcacgacaaaacctattccccctcaggaaactgaaatgATTTTGCATgcgtcctcagatcctcaaaaggttctacagctgcaccattgagagaatactctggttgcatcactgcctggcctccgaccacaaggcactacagagggtcgtACGTACCCAAAATTTGTCAAGGCCCAAAatgtgtcaaagactccagccaccctagtcatagactgttctctctgctaccgcatggcaggcggtaccggagcaccatgtctaggtccaagaggcttctaaacagcttctacccccaagccaaaagactcttgaacatctaatcaaatggctacccagactatttgcatcacccccctttacactgctgctacactgttattgtctatgcataggcactttaataactctacctacatgcacaTTTTACCTCCCTTACCTTGATTAACCagtgccccgcacattgactctgtaccggtaccccctgtatatagtttcattactgtttttttttttactgctgtTATTAAATGACTTGTTCCTtctatttcttattcttattcatatttttttaacggcattgttggttatgggcttgtaagtaagcatttcactgttgtattcggcgcatgtgacttatacaatttgatttgatttgatcacacAATGTCCTAATTTAGTCCTGAGAAATTCCTGATATGATCCTCAGTAACATCATAGTAACTTAGAGGACACTAGACAAGTCCTGAGAACGTCCTGAAAATGACCATCATGTGACATCCCCTTGACCATCATGCAACATCTCCTTGTGGTCATTGAATGCCTCATCGATAATGTCCGACAcataacttccgacttcaaggcACTACCCCCTGTAATGCTttgcggtcagaggccaagcagttgccataccaagcagtgacgcAACCAATCCCATGTGAGTATACACTATGGTGTATTTAAAGGCTAACAGGACAAGTCTTTGGAGCAGTCTCCTCTGTCAAGCAAGAAGACATTTCATGGATACAAGTTTTTAAAATTTCTTTCACACCTCAGAAGTCTGATAATGTACAGCTAGTATTGGGAACTTTTTTGTCGAGAATTAAGATTTAGAGGAAGGATGTGAATTAGTTTTGTGAAGTGATTCGCACTTGAATTCATTCACCTCCATACACACTCAATCGTTGTAAGGACTAAGAATTTTTGCATTGACCAGAGGAAGAAAATTAACAAAAGCTATGGAGAACTCAACCCAAGTCAAGTTATTTTATCTCTTTGGTTTACAAGAGACATTAAACAACAAatcaatatattttttattgtctCTTATCACATACCTTCTCATCATCACTGTGAATCTGACTCTGATCATAACAATCATTCAGGAGAAAGGTCTCCATGAGCCCATGTATATCTTTCTGTGTAGTTTGTGTGTCAATGGATTGTATGGAACTGCTGGTTTCTACCCCAAGTTCTTACTGGACCTTCAGTCAGATGTTCAGGTGATATCTTATGGTGGATGTTTCACTCAAGCCTATGTAATATACACATCTGTCATGTGTGAAATGTCTACTCTAACAGTGATGTCTTACGACAGGTATGTGGCAATATGTAGACCACTACTATATCACACCATTGTGACATCTTTAACTGTTAGAAAGTTACTCTTATTGTCTTGGTGTTATCCTTTATTTATAGCACTCATAGCAGTTAGTTTAGCCGTCAGAATTCCTTTGTGTGGATCTCGCATTGATAAGATCTTCTGTGACAATCCATCTATACTGAAACATGCATGTTTACCCATAACCATCAATCAGAATTTGAACAAATGTATGATTTTGGTTCATGTTTTACAGTTACTTTTCATTGTATTTTCTTACTGTAAGATTGTAAGTACTTGTGTAAAGTCAGCTAAGGGAAGGATTAAGTTCACACAGACATGTGTGCCACATTTAACAACAATGGTTATTTTCATCACAGTGACCCTGTTTGACACGTTGCAAGGGTGGAATAATGTAAATATTACGCTCAATATGCGTAATGCAATGGCTGTACAATTCCTTGTTATACCACCTGTCTTTAACCCTGTCATATACGGAGTTAACCTCCAGAAGATTCGAAGAGCAGTTTTCAGAAAGTGTAATGCACATAAAATCATTGATATGAAACGTTAGTTACATGATCTTACACAACAGGGAGACTTCGTCATATCAGAAGTCAACAAAGATAAAGGTAAAATCTGCTAAACTGTTGCATGGTTAAATGGCGCCCAATTCTTGATACCTttcgcaactttggttttagaagtgtaGGGGGGGGGGAACATAACCTGGCAGGGGGTCTGGGGGCCCTCCCTACATTTTCTGGGGCATCTAATgctaatttcctgcatttctactAGTGCTGTACACAACAATAACAAAAATCTTGGTCAACCAAGCATAGTCTTttctttcaatcaatcaatctgtctagattttaaaacatgtatttttccatatacagACACATCTGATGTGCCtttttatcttaccatttctaccaaCCTGCGTGAGAGTTATGATTTTCAAAGGCAAATATCGTGGAACACtttcatttaatttataataGTCTTTGTATCTTAAAATAACTGTCTGTGGTTAATCTGCATTCTACAATAGTAATCTAAATACTAATATAAAAGTAACTTTTATTGCCActgccaactatgtaaaaaaaaGTCTACATAAAGCCAACACATAAAAACATTGAGAAATATCCTGATGAATATAAATATCCTATCAATCACATTTTCTAGGCATGACCTGTCTTCAACGAACTCTAACATTGTATCAACTGTCAACTGGGTCAGgtattttatgacgtttccactggatcagagcattacATTTTTCCATTTCATGCCAATTGGTTatcgaaagagagagatggaaatatTGTTCTATCactttgaggaactattgtcattctcaattgattctaaaaacagactttgtttacttgctgtttgaggtgaagaaaaaatactttgagaagctccacagttcattagtggtggtgagttaaaacaatcagaaatactatcagacatcaccaaatgggcacatttataggcctacatttacacacaggccaggtagactagtcGTACTTCTATATACGTAATCAGGTGTCATTGCCTTGCCCTTTTGGGTAAGGATCATAGGCGCCAagttccccccctctctcactctctctcccaccataGTTGTATGATGGTCAGAAATACCTGCAGGAAAAATCTCTTTCAGAAATGGAAGTTAAATCCCTTTGTTACCACAGAGAGACGTTGCAGTACggtaacatcaaaaggttgaATAATGGAATAATATTTCTGTAATCCAAAGAGTTGGAAGGGTCCCGTGGGTACTTAAAGAACAATTATGTCAGATCAGTTGTTTTGTGATCTCATTAAGGACGGTATATCaacataactgtatctctgaatgTATATATTTCCGAGTTGTCAGTTTTACATCCAAATGTTGTGGAATTCCTGcgattaaatatgaaactatttctGAAAAGATAGTGAGAACATTGCTTTTCATGTAAAGTTTATCAAGTCAGTAACCACACCCA from Oncorhynchus keta strain PuntledgeMale-10-30-2019 chromosome 18, Oket_V2, whole genome shotgun sequence harbors:
- the LOC118396957 gene encoding olfactory receptor 6N1-like; translated protein: MENSTQVKLFYLFGLQETLNNKSIYFLLSLITYLLIITVNLTLIITIIQEKGLHEPMYIFLCSLCVNGLYGTAGFYPKFLLDLQSDVQVISYGGCFTQAYVIYTSVMCEMSTLTVMSYDRYVAICRPLLYHTIVTSLTVRKLLLLSWCYPLFIALIAVSLAVRIPLCGSRIDKIFCDNPSILKHACLPITINQNLNKCMILVHVLQLLFIVFSYCKIVSTCVKSAKGRIKFTQTCVPHLTTMVIFITVTLFDTLQGWNNVNITLNMRNAMAVQFLVIPPVFNPVIYGVNLQKIRRAVFRKCNAHKIIDMKR